A genomic window from Prunus persica cultivar Lovell chromosome G2, Prunus_persica_NCBIv2, whole genome shotgun sequence includes:
- the LOC18785318 gene encoding U-box domain-containing protein 44, translating into MEKRSFSELLIEIKELVTEVSCLAQYSETQREILAEFEILVEKLVPILDGLMDNIIKFKDHPPVRKAVESLGSELKRAKALLKTQETKSFIKQVEDVVHDLGRSLGLVLLASLEVSTDLKDKIGMLHKDLMNTRFDMSSFASTSFDSWVVSEIEVEEEIQEEKRVCFGIDEVSLQIKCGDDEQLKFALLELNELIGDKRVSSEWITDEGVIPILFNRLSSSNSENRLCIVQLLRRLASDNADNKEKMADVGFLSAVVKSLVRDEEERKEAVGLLLDLSDIQSVRRRLGRIQGCIVMLVALLNGDDLVASRHAGKLLNALSNSTQNALHMAEAGYFKPLVQYLNEGSDMSKILMATALSRMELTDQSRASLGEDGAIEPLVRMFSIGKLEAKLSALSALQNLSNLTENVHRLISSGIVASLLQLLFSVTSVLMTLREPASVILAKIAESESILVNSDVAQQMLSLLNLTSPVIQNHLLQALNSIASHSRAGKVRRKMKEHGAIQLLLPFLMETNIKIRSGALNLLYTLSKDLPEELTEQLGETYIKTIINIISSSTFDSEKAAAVGILGHLPISDKKLTDMLKKANLVPIMVSILTSRSEVSKETTCWLEESVTGLLIRFTNPSDKKLQLYSAEQGVIPLLVKLLSSGSPVTKCRAATSLAQLSQNSSSLSKSRKSRWSCVPPSADGFCEVHNGYCFVKSTFCLVKAGAVSPIIQILEGKEREADEAALSALATLLGDEMWENGSNCIAKMSGIPAIIKVIESGSIKAQKKALWILEKIFGAEEHRVNYGESAQVVLIDLAQKGDSSLKSTTAKLLAQLELLQVQSSYF; encoded by the exons ATGGAGAAGAGAAGCTTTTCAGAGCTTTTGATAGAGATAAAAGAATTGGTCACTGAGGTCAGTTGTTTGGCTCAATACTCAGAAACCCAAAGAGAAATCCTGGCTGAATTTGAAATATTGGTTGAGAAATTAGTTCCAATTCTTGATGGTTTAATGGACAACATCATTAAGTTTAAGGACCACCCACCAGTGAGAAAGGCTGTGGAGTCTCTTGGGTCAGAGCTTAAGCGAGCCAAGgctttactcaaaacccaagaGACAAAATCATTTATCAAACAAGTGGAGGATGTGGTTCACGATCTTGGGAGGTCATTGGGCCTAGTGCTCTTGGCCAGTCTAGAAGTGTCCACAGATTTGAAGGACAAGATTGGAATGTTACACAAAGATTTGATGAACACCAGGTTTGATATGAGCTCATTTGCAAGTACTAGTTTTGATTCTTGGGTTGTTAGTGAGATTGAAGTGGAAGAGGAAATCCAAGAGGAGAAGAGggtttgttttggtattgatgaAGTTTCTTTGCAAATAAAGTGTGGTGATGATGAACAGCTCAAATTTGCTCTTTTGGAATTGAATGAGTTGATTGGAGACAAAAGGGTTAGCAGTGAATGGATTACTGATGAAGGTGTTATTCCGATTCTGTTTAATCGGTTAAGTTCAAGTAATTCAGAAAACCGGCTATGTATAGTTCAATTATTGAGAAGGCTTGCTTCTGATAATGCTGATAACAAG GAGAAGATGGCAGATGTTGGGTTTTTGTCTGCGGTTGTGAAATCTTTGGTAcgggatgaagaagaaagaaaagaagctgTGGGGCTGTTGCTGGATCTCTCAGATATTCAGTCAGTCAGGCGGCGGCTTGGGCGGATTCAAGGGTGTATAGTTATGTTGGTTGCCTTGCTAAATGGGGATGACCTTGTTGCTTCACGTCACGCAGGGAAGTTGTTGAATGCATTGTCTAACAGCACTCAAAATGCGCTTCATATGGCAGAGGCTGGTTACTTTAAGCCACTAGTGCAGTACCTGAACGAAG GTTCTGACATGAGTAAGATTCTGATGGCAACAGCACTCTCAAGGATGGAGCTCACAGATCAAAGTAGAGCTTCCCTTGGAGAAGATGGTGCAATCGAACCCCTTGTCAGAATGTTTAGCATAGGGAAGCTCGAAGCCAAGTTATCTGCTTTAAGTGCCTTGCAAAATCTGTCAAACCTGACAGAAAATGTCCACCGGTTGATCAGTTCGGGCATCGTAGCATCTCTGCTTCAGCTCCTCTTCTCTGTGACATCAGTGCTTATGACTCTTCGCGAGCCTGCATCAGTGATTCTTGCAAAGATCGCTGAATCCGAATCTATTCTTGTTAACTCAGATGTGGCTCAGCAGATGCTCTCACTTTTAAATCTCACAAGTCCAGTAATTCAAAATCACCTATTACAAGCACTTAATAGTATTGCCTCCCATTCCAGAGCAGGCAAAGTTAGAAGAAAGATGAAAGAACATGGTGCAATTCAGCTTCTCCTGCCGTTCCTGATGGAAACTAACATTAAAATCAGGAGCGGTGCCTTGAATCTGCTTTACACTCTCTCTAAAGATTTGCCTGAAGAGTTGACAGAACAACTAGGAGAAACCTATATCAAAACAATCATCAATATTATTTCATCATCAACATTTGACAGCGAGAAAGCTGCTGCAGTTGGCATACTTGGCCATCTTCCCATTAGTGACAAAAAACTCacagatatgttaaagaaagcAAATTTGGTGCCCATTATGGTATCCATTTTGACTTCAAGATCTGAAGTTTCAAAAGAGACGACATGCTGGTTAGAAGAAAGCGTTACAGGCCTGTTGATTCGGTTCACGAATCCTTCTGATAAGAAATTACAGCTTTATTCAGCAGAACAAGGGGTAATTCCTTTGCTTGTTAAGTTACTCTCGAGTGGATCACCGGTTACTAAATGCAGGGCTGCAACTTCGCTAGCTCAATTATCACAGAATTCGTCATCTCTAAGTAAGTCAAGGAAATCAAGGTGGTCATGTGTTCCTCCTTCTGCAGATGGTTTTTGTGAAGTTCATAATGGCTACTGCTTTGTGAAAAGCACATTTTGTTTGGTTAAGGCAGGTGCTGTGTCTCCAATAATCCAAATACTGGAAGGTAAGGAGAGGGAAGCAGATGAAGCTGCGCTAAGCGCCCTTGCGACACTCTTGGGCGATGAAATGTGGGAAAACGGAAGCAATTGCATAGCCAaaatgtcaggaattccagcCATCATAAAGGTTATAGAATCAGGGAGCATCAAGGCTCAAAAGAAAGCACTGTGGATATTGGAGAAGATATTTGGAGCTGAGGAACACAGAGTAAACTATGGAGAATCTGCTCAGGTGGTGCTCATTGATCTAGCCCAGAAGGGCGACTCCAGTTTGAAATCAACGACTGCGAAATTACTGGCGCAACTAGAACTATTGCAAGTTCAATCTAGTTACTTCTAA
- the LOC18785804 gene encoding U3 small nucleolar ribonucleoprotein protein IMP4, which yields MLPQKTKRLTREYLYRKNLEGKQRLLYEKKRKIREALEEGKPIPTELRNEEAALRQDIDLEDENTAVPMPHIDDEYVNTQRDPKILLTTSRDPSASLIQFAKELKLVFLNAQQMNRGGQVISEIIETCRAHDFTDVVLVHEHRGVPDGLIISHLPFGPTAYFQLLNVVTRHDIKDKKTVGTMPQVYPHLILNNFRTKLGERTANILKHLFPVSKPDTKRIITFANQSDYISFRHHTYEKHGGPKSVELKEIGPRFELRLYKIKLGTVDQNEAQTEWVFRPYMNTAKKQKFMGE from the exons ATGCTGCCCCAAAAAACTAAGAGGTTAACGAGGGAGTACTTGTACAGAAAGAACTTAGAGGGCAAACAACGGTTGCTCTATGAGAAGAAGCGCAAGATCAGAGAAGCTCTAGAag AGGGAAAACCAATACCCACTGAGCTTCGGAATGAGGAAGCCGCCCTTCGTCAAGATATCGATTTGGAGGACGAAAACACTGCCG TCCCAATGCCACATATTGATGATGAGTACGTAAACACACAAAGAGACCCCAAAATTTTGCTAACTACCTCCAGGGATCCGAGTGCTTCACTGATACAATTTGCAAAG GAACTGAAACTTGTTTTTCTCAATGCACAACAAATGAATCGCGGTGGCCAG gttatttctgaaatcattGAAACTTGCCGTGCACACGATTTTACAGATGTTGTGTTGGTTCATGAGCATCGTGGTGTACCAGATGGCTTGATTATAAGCCACCTTCCTTTTGGTCCAACAGCTTATTTTCAACTACTCAATGTG GTTACAAGACATGACATTAAAGATAAGAAAACCGTGGGAACGATGCCTCAGGTTTATCCACATTTGATTCTCAACAATTTCAGGACTAAG TTGGGTGAGAGGACAGCAAATATTTTAAAGCATCTCTTTCCAGTGTCAAAGCCGGACACGAAACGCATAATCACTTTTGCCAATCAGTCTGACTACATTTCTTTCAG GCATCATACCTATGAGAAGCATGGAGGCCCTAAATCCGTTGAGCTGAAGGAGATTGGTCCTCGGTTTGAATTGAGGCTTTATAAG ATTAAGTTAGGAACAGTGGATCAGAATGAAGCCCAGACTGAATGGGTCTTTAGACCATACATGAACACAGCCAAGAAACAGAAGTTTATGGGGGAATGA